From the genome of Segatella hominis, one region includes:
- the mads7 gene encoding methylation-associated defense system protein MAD7, with protein MILKLKKGTVPFLNKDLLYVDFKSVKLDRVLTNLFTKMYAGGQPVSLAFRKEYTIDILKDNLEKLEAQDVLNGVTDNPDGVEDWLRSSLLELVNRGNVIKEHVSALKPLHLLSFRVQNSKYCRDYRASDQLYLMLKSNPEVMNGLVKYLSKGWDKSSGEINTQEELDVDTTGILYITKPLRERKSMNKEVDVIPLPLLKKQAALFTDDIRRLLIYKDKLPRAVFIDYLRILCGLHLTLYTMKVVYLLPKMIEAGTREVEDDWSMVVDVTDNLDSIVAPYACKDIERMENSYGKYIRATYMIDIIQDRKSCSVDEALRILKEDNDKQGEYYEVKLKDIENNLPNSDEKEFDKNDFREMLEFFPENDYFDMFVHVLEKSNLGASQYRYLREFIDAVSMKNSSSMLMADSRSKRHPRRGALGSKLLETMVQLLVLKEKPNGGYETRSLSIDELASAIRERYGLIINGIEDERFADADVEMNAAFHLNMEAFKNKLRQIGFYTDMSDACILQKIRPRYKLED; from the coding sequence ATGATACTGAAATTAAAGAAAGGAACCGTCCCATTCTTGAATAAAGACTTGCTCTATGTGGATTTTAAGTCGGTAAAATTGGATCGTGTTCTTACCAATCTGTTTACTAAGATGTATGCAGGTGGACAGCCTGTATCGTTGGCGTTTAGAAAAGAGTACACCATCGATATACTTAAAGATAACTTGGAAAAATTAGAAGCCCAGGATGTTCTCAATGGTGTAACTGACAATCCTGATGGTGTAGAAGACTGGCTTCGTAGCTCATTGTTGGAACTGGTGAACCGTGGTAATGTTATCAAGGAACATGTATCTGCCTTGAAGCCGCTCCACCTGCTTAGTTTCCGTGTGCAGAACAGTAAATATTGTAGAGACTATCGTGCTTCCGACCAACTTTACCTGATGCTGAAGAGTAATCCAGAGGTAATGAATGGGTTAGTAAAATATCTGAGTAAGGGTTGGGATAAATCTTCTGGTGAGATTAATACGCAGGAGGAACTTGATGTAGATACTACAGGCATTCTCTACATAACCAAGCCATTGCGCGAACGCAAGAGTATGAACAAGGAGGTGGATGTCATTCCATTGCCATTGTTGAAGAAGCAGGCGGCCTTGTTTACAGATGACATCCGCAGACTGCTGATTTACAAGGATAAACTCCCGAGAGCCGTCTTCATCGATTATCTCAGAATCCTTTGCGGATTGCATCTGACACTTTATACCATGAAGGTTGTTTATCTTCTGCCTAAGATGATAGAGGCAGGCACTCGTGAGGTAGAGGATGACTGGTCTATGGTGGTAGATGTAACAGATAACTTGGATAGCATCGTAGCTCCATATGCTTGTAAGGACATAGAGCGTATGGAAAACAGCTATGGTAAGTATATTCGTGCTACTTATATGATTGACATCATACAGGATAGAAAATCCTGTAGCGTGGATGAGGCTCTCCGCATATTGAAAGAAGACAATGATAAGCAGGGTGAGTACTATGAAGTGAAACTCAAGGATATAGAGAATAATCTTCCTAACAGTGATGAAAAGGAGTTTGACAAAAACGACTTCCGTGAAATGCTGGAGTTCTTCCCTGAGAATGACTACTTTGATATGTTTGTACATGTTTTGGAGAAGTCAAACTTAGGAGCCAGCCAATATCGCTATCTTCGAGAGTTCATAGATGCAGTATCGATGAAGAACAGTTCTTCTATGCTGATGGCCGACAGCCGTTCTAAGCGCCATCCACGTCGAGGTGCTCTTGGAAGCAAGTTGCTGGAAACAATGGTTCAGCTTCTGGTGCTCAAAGAAAAACCGAATGGTGGTTACGAAACCCGTTCACTCTCTATCGATGAGTTGGCTAGTGCTATCCGTGAGCGTTACGGTCTCATCATCAATGGTATAGAAGACGAGCGCTTTGCTGATGCTGATGTAGAAATGAATGCAGCATTCCATCTGAATATGGAAGCTTTCAAGAACAAGTTGCGTCAGATTGGATTCTACACAGATATGAGCGATGCTTGTATCCTTCAAAAAATTCGTCCACGTTATAAATTGGAAGACTAA
- the mads8 gene encoding methylation-associated defense system ATP-binding protein MAD8 — MENIKTLYYERFIQHVVESYSPKLKAAKPGHCMKITGLAMKELRVLLPLLRPLNGNMEVFILSETEKGDDFIHATKLIELRNNPDKSVLVLVPSNSRTSAEDSYGDATFQNLSVAKLQDTFMMKLIVELPEEKKYLWKQMTDLFEEIKPSRSAVVKYLLYLEIEQYADEAWGNGLYLFGMLPDKDLVKNEGSVRRRFMLNKEKVSSVMADFSITAADRIASLPLVRNTVQKELMQDFTMTDHIEDALSLFENIHDFHPEFNYAELPWIDKGIEDKPIKVKVDIVPGKEPKKELVRDADTGTLVLGIPQEKKGKVSFTITTDPSPKDYPDIFSFEIALVKIDDFSEVGVLKKAKVGTNKRASRKLSLNISHGMFEEGEYLLRVRALDENGIVLDALKEFKEERVQAAWLDAKEQNPNLQMEQFRLEQHVAYCNESESFTITEDDFIDDGTVDKRGKVNSFTQGIIHYRSTHLYKGEELELPQGGTDRNAWIEGSLNNTYQFDFGAAYAYQIQLPKKLIQLETTFLQNDSAFGHVEAFLSGNPTDTKLLDPTDKARQFPLFVEAKGLNIPNELSALREELFAVIRESADHGAGLVCTTDFTTNMGLVKAYLSEYDTWLRNAGEQNLNEEQFITLQNLDTVRLTVELPDGSNTHVKLITPLHPLRLAWMVNLYELYQDWEEKTLEHPLYRKAWYRKLDKLFLGLLPMEIAPLILCENSLKEAYQYIGEITFGWGAYAQPAFGQESFASGYRQLKSYTAMLLNVAREKRIDSDVSKELVVRHLFNYGLSHPYTDKLVINLFNAGDAAVFAQALIELEKIGLGIGLTYEVRLFSDNNMLQSGEAFKDLLDPDAAGAPEAEVFSQVSANRLFPKLRFSLNRVSDFIDDHNKYQAHLSFLVNPFAVNTELVRPDELSRSFYLNGTICRNVVNAVKEGKSFVWNRYFSNKTLPNPVSESANMEVSLFARLQEATGKLLSSTLEESVPATTLRLKENDMMLLSFVHDSSDWVITFDKNMGPEFYDLPCLGDNDNLYLLDYIPGEEATGVSSYLTTKPTSEIGALMIPLFKEYGINLEKYENFKQILEDVRSVSSSLIMQVNATSRKGFEVIGTTLCKRFLEKKGITKESFLIPIDLHKELFVDLDNENKERADNLVVKIDSAKKEILFTVVEIKCRNAHYNMEELHAKMVNQIENTIFALRSHFEMAVDGYDRLDRELKVLELKSFLEFYIRRAMRYGQLDPLYAHEYLEFLSKLADGYTIRFKQLGVVFDFTQMERQKKDFYGDAVIYTMGEPVIGEILNTEGSLDTQALEAMDKEFVDYFEPTYSPVNVHVDDAILLQQNQNTEESEQNDECEIVIPKKTTVTSDVETQPSSEHTAVSSNEQNEQPSVSFTPVEQSHVGQSQSGNGSAGNVTIENVSQEISDPDYQEPNCDVIIGKNGASPQYGVLGKMISNGRVIGLDLNECNTVSLFGVQGAGKSYTIGSITEMVLRQFSKVNKLPAPMASVIFHYSDSMDYAPEFTSMVYPNDESGQLAKLKAEYGAKPGNIKDVILLAPESQVETRKSEYPDLEVHSIGFDSSELSVKDWMFLLGAMGNDSTYIKELKQIMKACRNDMSLVNIRNGVANSNHMSSSQRSLAEQKLDFAEEYITDGNKLQQYLKPGRLIIVDLRDEFIEKDEALGLFVVMLNIFSSVMRVDGQAFNKFIVFDEAHKYMNNKELVSSITTAIREMRHKGVSIMIASQDPMSLPTEIIELSSIVVMHRFSSPAWVKHVQKAITPLQTLTATEMAALGSGEAYLWANKASDKAITQRPIKISIRPRVTKHGGDTIQAVK, encoded by the coding sequence ATGGAAAATATTAAAACATTATATTATGAACGCTTTATTCAGCATGTCGTTGAAAGCTATTCGCCAAAGCTGAAAGCTGCCAAGCCTGGTCATTGCATGAAGATTACAGGCTTGGCGATGAAAGAACTGCGTGTATTGCTTCCACTGCTCCGTCCTTTGAATGGTAATATGGAAGTATTCATTCTTTCGGAAACAGAGAAGGGTGACGATTTTATACATGCAACGAAACTGATTGAGTTAAGAAACAATCCAGATAAGTCGGTATTGGTTCTTGTACCTTCAAACAGTCGTACATCAGCAGAAGACTCTTATGGTGATGCTACGTTCCAGAATCTTTCTGTGGCAAAACTCCAAGATACTTTCATGATGAAACTCATAGTTGAGTTGCCTGAGGAGAAAAAGTATTTATGGAAACAGATGACAGATTTGTTTGAAGAGATTAAGCCTTCAAGATCAGCGGTGGTAAAATATCTGCTTTATCTCGAAATAGAGCAGTATGCCGATGAAGCTTGGGGAAATGGGCTCTATCTGTTTGGTATGTTGCCAGATAAGGATCTTGTAAAAAACGAGGGATCTGTAAGAAGAAGATTCATGCTCAATAAAGAGAAGGTATCATCTGTGATGGCAGATTTTTCTATAACTGCAGCCGATAGAATTGCAAGTTTACCTCTGGTTAGAAATACCGTTCAGAAGGAATTAATGCAAGACTTTACGATGACAGATCATATAGAGGATGCACTGTCTCTTTTTGAGAATATCCATGATTTTCACCCAGAATTCAACTATGCAGAATTGCCATGGATTGATAAGGGTATTGAGGATAAGCCTATAAAGGTTAAGGTGGATATTGTTCCTGGAAAGGAACCAAAGAAAGAACTCGTTCGTGATGCTGATACGGGAACTTTGGTTTTGGGTATCCCACAGGAAAAGAAAGGTAAGGTATCATTTACCATCACTACAGATCCATCTCCAAAAGACTATCCTGATATCTTTTCTTTTGAGATCGCATTGGTGAAAATCGATGACTTCTCAGAAGTAGGGGTTTTGAAAAAGGCAAAGGTAGGAACCAATAAGCGTGCCTCCCGAAAACTTTCCTTGAATATATCTCATGGTATGTTTGAAGAAGGTGAATATCTGCTCCGTGTTCGTGCTCTTGACGAAAATGGAATCGTTCTTGATGCCTTGAAAGAATTTAAGGAAGAGCGAGTACAGGCTGCCTGGCTTGATGCTAAAGAGCAAAATCCAAATCTCCAGATGGAACAGTTTCGTTTGGAGCAGCATGTGGCGTATTGTAACGAATCAGAAAGTTTTACTATCACAGAAGATGATTTCATAGATGATGGTACTGTTGATAAGCGTGGAAAAGTAAACAGTTTTACTCAGGGTATCATACATTATCGCAGTACCCATCTCTATAAGGGTGAAGAGTTGGAACTCCCTCAGGGAGGAACGGATAGAAATGCTTGGATAGAGGGGTCTCTCAACAATACATACCAATTTGATTTTGGCGCAGCTTATGCTTATCAGATACAGTTGCCTAAGAAGCTGATTCAGCTTGAAACAACTTTCTTGCAGAATGATTCGGCTTTCGGACATGTGGAGGCTTTTCTTAGTGGAAATCCTACAGATACAAAACTCTTGGACCCAACTGACAAGGCAAGACAATTTCCATTGTTCGTCGAAGCAAAAGGATTGAATATTCCAAATGAACTTTCGGCATTGCGTGAGGAATTGTTTGCCGTGATTCGTGAATCTGCAGATCATGGAGCAGGTTTGGTATGTACTACTGATTTCACGACAAATATGGGTCTTGTAAAAGCATATCTGTCTGAATATGATACATGGTTGAGAAATGCGGGTGAACAGAATTTGAATGAAGAGCAATTTATTACTCTCCAGAATCTTGATACTGTTCGTCTCACTGTTGAGTTGCCAGATGGTTCAAATACCCATGTAAAACTCATCACACCACTTCATCCATTGCGTCTTGCCTGGATGGTAAATCTCTATGAGTTATATCAAGACTGGGAAGAAAAGACACTGGAGCACCCGTTGTATCGTAAGGCCTGGTATAGAAAATTGGATAAGTTATTCCTAGGTCTCTTGCCAATGGAAATTGCTCCGCTGATACTCTGTGAGAACTCTTTGAAAGAGGCATACCAATACATCGGAGAGATTACTTTCGGTTGGGGTGCATATGCACAACCTGCCTTTGGTCAGGAATCATTTGCTTCAGGTTACCGCCAGTTGAAATCATATACAGCAATGTTGCTGAATGTGGCTCGTGAGAAACGAATAGACAGCGATGTAAGTAAAGAGTTGGTTGTTCGTCATCTTTTCAATTACGGACTATCTCATCCTTATACAGATAAACTGGTTATCAACTTGTTCAATGCCGGTGATGCAGCGGTATTTGCACAGGCTCTTATTGAATTGGAGAAAATCGGTTTGGGAATAGGACTGACTTATGAAGTGCGTTTGTTCTCAGATAACAACATGTTGCAATCAGGTGAAGCCTTTAAGGATTTACTTGATCCTGATGCTGCTGGTGCTCCTGAGGCAGAGGTCTTCTCACAAGTTTCTGCTAATCGCTTGTTCCCAAAACTGCGCTTCTCGTTGAATAGGGTTAGCGATTTTATAGATGATCATAACAAGTATCAGGCACATCTGTCATTTCTGGTAAATCCATTTGCCGTCAATACCGAATTAGTACGTCCTGATGAATTGAGCCGTTCTTTCTATTTGAATGGTACGATTTGCAGAAATGTGGTTAATGCCGTAAAGGAAGGTAAGTCATTTGTTTGGAATCGCTATTTCTCAAATAAGACTTTGCCAAATCCGGTATCTGAGTCGGCAAATATGGAAGTCAGCCTGTTCGCTCGTCTGCAAGAGGCTACAGGTAAATTGCTTTCTTCAACGCTTGAAGAATCTGTTCCGGCAACAACTCTCCGCTTGAAGGAGAATGACATGATGCTTCTATCTTTCGTACATGACAGTAGCGACTGGGTAATCACCTTTGATAAGAATATGGGACCAGAGTTCTATGATCTTCCTTGTTTGGGTGATAATGATAATCTTTATCTCCTCGACTATATTCCAGGCGAGGAAGCAACAGGTGTGTCATCATATCTGACCACAAAGCCTACAAGCGAAATTGGAGCTCTGATGATACCTTTGTTCAAGGAATATGGTATTAATCTGGAAAAGTATGAGAATTTCAAGCAGATACTGGAAGATGTACGTTCTGTAAGTAGTTCGCTTATCATGCAGGTTAACGCAACTTCTCGTAAGGGATTTGAGGTTATAGGAACAACTTTGTGTAAACGCTTCTTAGAAAAGAAAGGTATTACCAAAGAGTCTTTCCTTATTCCGATTGACCTCCATAAGGAGCTGTTTGTGGACTTGGATAACGAAAATAAGGAGCGTGCAGATAATCTTGTTGTGAAAATTGATTCTGCAAAGAAAGAGATACTCTTTACAGTAGTTGAAATTAAGTGCCGCAATGCTCATTACAATATGGAAGAACTTCATGCTAAGATGGTTAATCAAATAGAAAATACCATCTTTGCCCTTCGTTCTCACTTTGAAATGGCCGTCGATGGGTACGACCGTCTCGATAGAGAGTTAAAGGTGCTTGAACTGAAGTCTTTTCTGGAGTTCTATATCCGCCGAGCAATGCGATATGGACAGTTGGATCCATTATATGCTCATGAATATTTGGAATTTCTGAGCAAATTGGCTGATGGATATACAATCCGTTTCAAGCAACTAGGAGTGGTTTTCGACTTTACCCAAATGGAACGTCAGAAGAAAGATTTCTATGGGGATGCTGTGATTTATACTATGGGCGAACCTGTGATAGGAGAAATTCTAAATACAGAAGGCTCTCTTGATACACAGGCACTTGAGGCTATGGACAAAGAATTTGTTGATTATTTTGAGCCTACATATAGTCCGGTGAATGTGCATGTGGATGATGCCATTCTTCTTCAGCAGAATCAGAATACTGAAGAATCTGAGCAAAATGATGAATGCGAGATTGTCATTCCGAAGAAAACAACAGTTACATCTGATGTAGAAACGCAACCGAGTTCTGAACATACGGCTGTTTCGTCAAATGAACAAAATGAACAGCCGTCAGTTTCGTTTACACCTGTAGAACAGTCTCATGTTGGGCAGTCTCAATCTGGGAATGGCAGTGCTGGTAATGTGACTATAGAAAATGTATCGCAAGAAATTTCGGATCCGGATTATCAAGAGCCAAATTGCGATGTAATCATAGGAAAAAATGGTGCTTCTCCTCAGTATGGTGTGCTGGGTAAGATGATTAGTAATGGGCGTGTCATAGGTCTGGATTTGAACGAGTGTAATACAGTTAGCTTGTTTGGTGTTCAGGGTGCCGGTAAGAGCTATACTATTGGTTCCATAACAGAGATGGTACTTCGTCAATTTTCCAAGGTGAATAAGCTGCCAGCTCCGATGGCAAGTGTCATATTCCACTATAGTGACAGTATGGATTATGCTCCAGAATTTACTTCTATGGTATATCCAAACGATGAGTCTGGTCAATTGGCTAAGCTGAAAGCAGAATATGGTGCAAAGCCAGGCAATATTAAGGATGTAATCTTATTGGCTCCTGAAAGCCAGGTTGAAACCAGAAAGTCGGAATATCCTGATCTTGAAGTCCATTCTATTGGCTTTGATTCTTCAGAATTGTCTGTTAAGGACTGGATGTTTTTACTTGGTGCTATGGGAAATGACTCTACTTATATAAAGGAGTTAAAGCAGATAATGAAGGCATGTCGTAATGATATGAGTTTAGTAAACATCCGAAATGGTGTGGCAAACAGTAATCACATGAGTTCTTCTCAGCGTTCTCTTGCAGAACAAAAACTTGATTTCGCTGAAGAATATATCACGGATGGAAATAAGTTGCAACAGTATTTGAAACCAGGAAGGCTTATCATTGTTGACTTGCGTGATGAATTCATTGAAAAAGATGAGGCTCTTGGGCTTTTTGTGGTAATGCTTAATATCTTCTCTTCAGTGATGAGGGTTGATGGCCAGGCATTCAACAAGTTTATCGTTTTTGATGAAGCTCACAAGTATATGAACAATAAGGAATTGGTTAGTTCTATAACAACAGCCATTCGTGAGATGCGTCATAAAGGAGTTTCTATCATGATTGCCAGTCAGGATCCAATGAGTCTTCCAACGGAGATTATAGAGCTAAGTTCTATTGTTGTTATGCATAGATTCAGTTCTCCTGCATGGGTAAAACATGTTCAAAAGGCAATAACTCCGCTCCAAACGCTTACTGCAACAGAAATGGCTGCACTTGGTTCTGGAGAAGCTTATCTGTGGGCAAACAAGGCTTCAGACAAAGCTATTACTCAACGTCCAATAAAGATAAGCATACGCCCTCGTGTAACAAAACATGGTGGTGATACGATTCAAGCGGTGAAGTAA